The following proteins come from a genomic window of Phacochoerus africanus isolate WHEZ1 chromosome 9, ROS_Pafr_v1, whole genome shotgun sequence:
- the LINGO1 gene encoding leucine-rich repeat and immunoglobulin-like domain-containing nogo receptor-interacting protein 1 isoform X1, translating into MQVSERMLAGGARSVPSPLLACWQPILLLVLGSVLSGSATGCPPRCECSAQDRAVLCHRKRFVAVPEGIPTETRLLDLGKNRIKTLNQDEFASFPHLEELELNENIVSAVEPGAFNNLFNLRTLGLRSNRLKLIPLGVFTGLSNLTKLDISENKIVILLDYMFQDLYNLKSLEVGDNDLVYISHRAFSGLNSLEQLTLEKCNLTSIPTEALSHLHGLIVLRLRHLNINAIRDYSFKRLYRLKVLEISHWPYLDTMTPNCLYGLNLTSLSITHCNLTAVPYLAVRHLVYLRFLNLSYNPISTIEGSMLHELLRLQEIQLVGGQLAVVEPYAFRGLNYLRVLNVSGNQLTTLEESAFHSVGNLETLILDSNPLACDCRLLWVFRRRWRLNFNRQQPTCATPEFVQGKEFKDFPDVLLPNYFTCRRARIRDRKAQQVFVDEGHTVQFVCRADGDPPPAILWLSPRKHLVSAKSNGRLTVFPDGTLEVRYAQVQDNGTYLCIAANAGGNDSMPAHLHVRSYSPDWPHQPNKTFAFISNQPGEGEANSTRATVPFPFDIKTLIIATTMGFISFLGVVLFCLVLLFLWSRGKGNTKHNIEIEYVPRKSDAGISSADAPRKFNMKMI; encoded by the coding sequence GTGAGCGAGAGGATGCTGGCGGGGGGCGCGAGGAGcgtgcccagccccctcctggcCTGCTGGCAGCCCATCCTCCTGCTGGTGCTGGGCTCTGTTCTGTCAGGCTCAGCCACCGGCTGCCCGCCCCGCTGTGAGTGCTCCGCCCAGGACCGTGCCGTGCTCTGCCACCGCAAGCGCTTCGTGGCTGTGCCCGAGGGTATCCCCACTGAGACCCGCCTGCTAGACCTGGGCAAGAACCGCATCAAAACACTCAACCAGGACGAGTTTGCCAGTTTCCCGCACTTGGAGGAGCTGGAGCTCAACGAGAACATCGTGAGCGCCGTGGAGCCCGGCGCCTTCAACAACCTCTTCAACCTCCGGACACTGGGGCTCCGCAGCAACCGCCTGAAGCTCATCCCTCTGGGCGTCTTCACCGGCCTCAGTAACCTGACCAAGCTGGACATCAGTGAGAACAAGATCGTTATCCTGCTGGATTACATGTTCCAGGACCTGTACAACCTCAAGTCCCTGGAGGTCGGCGACAACGACCTCGTCTACATCTCCCACCGAGCCTTCAGCGGCCTCAACAGCCTGGAGCAGCTGACGCTGGAGAAATGCAACCTGACCTCCATCCCCACCGAGGCGCTTTCCCACCTTCACGGTCTCATTGTCCTGCGGCTCCGGCACCTCAACATCAACGCCATCCGGGACTATTCCTTCAAGAGGTTGTACCGGCTCAAGGTCTTGGAGATCTCCCACTGGCCCTACTTGGACACCATGACTCCCAACTGTCTCTACGGCCTCAACTTGACGTCCCTGTCCATCACGCACTGCAACCTGACCGCTGTGCCCTACCTGGCCGTGCGCCACCTGGTCTATCTCCGCTTCCTCAACCTCTCCTACAACCCCATCAGCACCATCGAGGGCTCCATGTTGCATGAGCTGCTAAGGCTGCAGGAGATCCAGCTGGTGGGTGGGCAGCTGGCTGTGGTGGAGCCCTACGCCTTCCGTGGCCTCAACTACCTGCGAGTGCTCAACGTCTCTGGCAACCAGCTGACCACGCTGGAGGAGTCGGCCTTCCACTCGGTGGGCAACCTGGAGACGCTCATCCTGGACTCCAACCCGCTGGCCTGCGACTGCCGGCTCCTGTGGGTGTTCCGGCGCCGCTGGCGGCTCAACTTCAACCGGCAGCAGCCCACATGTGCCACTCCGGAGTTCGTCCAGGGCAAGGAGTTCAAGGACTTCCCTGATGTGCTTCTGCCCAACTACTTCACCTGCCGTCGCGCCCGCATCCGGGACCGCAAGGCCCAGCAGGTGTTTGTGGACGAGGGCCACACGGTGCAGTTCGTGTGCCGGGCCGATGGCGACCCTCCGCCCGCCATCCTCTGGCTGTCGCCCCGCAAGCACCTGGTCTCGGCCAAGAGCAACGGGCGGCTCACGGTCTTCCCCGACGGCACGCTGGAGGTGCGCTACGCCCAGGTACAGGACAACGGCACATACCTGTGCATCGCGGCCAACGCGGGCGGCAACGACTCGATGCCCGCCCACCTGCATGTGCGCAGCTACTCGCCCGACTGGCCCCATCAGCCCAACAAGACCTTCGCCTTCATCTCCAACCAGCCGGGCGAGGGAGAGGCCAACAGCACCCGCGCCACCGTGCCTTTCCCCTTCGACATCAAGACCCTCATCATCGCCACCACCATGGGCTTCATCTCTTTCCTGGGCGTCGTCCTCTTCTGTCTGGTGCTGCTGTTTCTCTGGAGCCGGGGCAAGGGCAACACGAAGCACAACATCGAGATTGAGTATGTGCCCCGCAAGTCGGACGCAGGCATCAGCTCCGCTGACGCACCTCGCAAGTTCAATATGAAGATGATATGA
- the LINGO1 gene encoding leucine-rich repeat and immunoglobulin-like domain-containing nogo receptor-interacting protein 1 isoform X2 yields the protein MLAGGARSVPSPLLACWQPILLLVLGSVLSGSATGCPPRCECSAQDRAVLCHRKRFVAVPEGIPTETRLLDLGKNRIKTLNQDEFASFPHLEELELNENIVSAVEPGAFNNLFNLRTLGLRSNRLKLIPLGVFTGLSNLTKLDISENKIVILLDYMFQDLYNLKSLEVGDNDLVYISHRAFSGLNSLEQLTLEKCNLTSIPTEALSHLHGLIVLRLRHLNINAIRDYSFKRLYRLKVLEISHWPYLDTMTPNCLYGLNLTSLSITHCNLTAVPYLAVRHLVYLRFLNLSYNPISTIEGSMLHELLRLQEIQLVGGQLAVVEPYAFRGLNYLRVLNVSGNQLTTLEESAFHSVGNLETLILDSNPLACDCRLLWVFRRRWRLNFNRQQPTCATPEFVQGKEFKDFPDVLLPNYFTCRRARIRDRKAQQVFVDEGHTVQFVCRADGDPPPAILWLSPRKHLVSAKSNGRLTVFPDGTLEVRYAQVQDNGTYLCIAANAGGNDSMPAHLHVRSYSPDWPHQPNKTFAFISNQPGEGEANSTRATVPFPFDIKTLIIATTMGFISFLGVVLFCLVLLFLWSRGKGNTKHNIEIEYVPRKSDAGISSADAPRKFNMKMI from the coding sequence ATGCTGGCGGGGGGCGCGAGGAGcgtgcccagccccctcctggcCTGCTGGCAGCCCATCCTCCTGCTGGTGCTGGGCTCTGTTCTGTCAGGCTCAGCCACCGGCTGCCCGCCCCGCTGTGAGTGCTCCGCCCAGGACCGTGCCGTGCTCTGCCACCGCAAGCGCTTCGTGGCTGTGCCCGAGGGTATCCCCACTGAGACCCGCCTGCTAGACCTGGGCAAGAACCGCATCAAAACACTCAACCAGGACGAGTTTGCCAGTTTCCCGCACTTGGAGGAGCTGGAGCTCAACGAGAACATCGTGAGCGCCGTGGAGCCCGGCGCCTTCAACAACCTCTTCAACCTCCGGACACTGGGGCTCCGCAGCAACCGCCTGAAGCTCATCCCTCTGGGCGTCTTCACCGGCCTCAGTAACCTGACCAAGCTGGACATCAGTGAGAACAAGATCGTTATCCTGCTGGATTACATGTTCCAGGACCTGTACAACCTCAAGTCCCTGGAGGTCGGCGACAACGACCTCGTCTACATCTCCCACCGAGCCTTCAGCGGCCTCAACAGCCTGGAGCAGCTGACGCTGGAGAAATGCAACCTGACCTCCATCCCCACCGAGGCGCTTTCCCACCTTCACGGTCTCATTGTCCTGCGGCTCCGGCACCTCAACATCAACGCCATCCGGGACTATTCCTTCAAGAGGTTGTACCGGCTCAAGGTCTTGGAGATCTCCCACTGGCCCTACTTGGACACCATGACTCCCAACTGTCTCTACGGCCTCAACTTGACGTCCCTGTCCATCACGCACTGCAACCTGACCGCTGTGCCCTACCTGGCCGTGCGCCACCTGGTCTATCTCCGCTTCCTCAACCTCTCCTACAACCCCATCAGCACCATCGAGGGCTCCATGTTGCATGAGCTGCTAAGGCTGCAGGAGATCCAGCTGGTGGGTGGGCAGCTGGCTGTGGTGGAGCCCTACGCCTTCCGTGGCCTCAACTACCTGCGAGTGCTCAACGTCTCTGGCAACCAGCTGACCACGCTGGAGGAGTCGGCCTTCCACTCGGTGGGCAACCTGGAGACGCTCATCCTGGACTCCAACCCGCTGGCCTGCGACTGCCGGCTCCTGTGGGTGTTCCGGCGCCGCTGGCGGCTCAACTTCAACCGGCAGCAGCCCACATGTGCCACTCCGGAGTTCGTCCAGGGCAAGGAGTTCAAGGACTTCCCTGATGTGCTTCTGCCCAACTACTTCACCTGCCGTCGCGCCCGCATCCGGGACCGCAAGGCCCAGCAGGTGTTTGTGGACGAGGGCCACACGGTGCAGTTCGTGTGCCGGGCCGATGGCGACCCTCCGCCCGCCATCCTCTGGCTGTCGCCCCGCAAGCACCTGGTCTCGGCCAAGAGCAACGGGCGGCTCACGGTCTTCCCCGACGGCACGCTGGAGGTGCGCTACGCCCAGGTACAGGACAACGGCACATACCTGTGCATCGCGGCCAACGCGGGCGGCAACGACTCGATGCCCGCCCACCTGCATGTGCGCAGCTACTCGCCCGACTGGCCCCATCAGCCCAACAAGACCTTCGCCTTCATCTCCAACCAGCCGGGCGAGGGAGAGGCCAACAGCACCCGCGCCACCGTGCCTTTCCCCTTCGACATCAAGACCCTCATCATCGCCACCACCATGGGCTTCATCTCTTTCCTGGGCGTCGTCCTCTTCTGTCTGGTGCTGCTGTTTCTCTGGAGCCGGGGCAAGGGCAACACGAAGCACAACATCGAGATTGAGTATGTGCCCCGCAAGTCGGACGCAGGCATCAGCTCCGCTGACGCACCTCGCAAGTTCAATATGAAGATGATATGA